A part of Chloroflexota bacterium genomic DNA contains:
- a CDS encoding alpha/beta hydrolase: MDNTIKKVGKGLLWGLGGTAAALLTSIAGWIVYSKKYINHHQGITGALDADLFEVTTQNAGRLGYYADLSGKGTPLVLLHSINAAPSALEMKPIFDHYRGKRPIYALDLPGFGFSDRSDRLYSARLYQDAIVEFIREVVGKSADVVALSLSCEFAALAAVYSPEWIRSLVMISPTGFKQPRTDKISQRARQHGAQSQVYAGLAVPLWNRPFYDLVSSRPSIQHFLNLSFEGYVPPSFVDYAYVTAHQLGAQYAPTYFLSGKLFTPAVRETVYKVLEQPVLVIYDQDPYTNFEMLPGMLQEKENWRAERIPPTRGLPHWEQPEKTFSALEAFWKEL; this comes from the coding sequence ATGGATAACACAATTAAGAAAGTTGGAAAAGGACTCCTCTGGGGATTGGGCGGGACGGCTGCGGCCCTCCTGACCTCCATTGCCGGATGGATTGTCTACAGCAAGAAATACATCAATCATCATCAAGGCATAACCGGCGCACTCGACGCGGACCTTTTTGAAGTGACGACCCAAAACGCCGGAAGGCTGGGTTATTATGCTGACCTGAGCGGGAAGGGGACTCCCCTGGTCCTGCTGCACAGCATCAACGCTGCCCCCAGCGCGCTGGAGATGAAGCCGATTTTCGACCATTACCGTGGCAAGCGGCCGATCTATGCGCTGGACCTGCCCGGGTTTGGCTTCTCTGATCGCTCCGATCGTCTCTACAGTGCCCGACTCTATCAGGATGCCATTGTGGAATTCATCCGCGAGGTGGTGGGGAAGTCGGCGGATGTTGTGGCGCTCTCCTTATCGTGTGAATTTGCCGCTCTGGCTGCCGTCTACTCACCGGAATGGATCCGATCCCTGGTGATGATCTCACCTACCGGTTTCAAGCAGCCCCGCACGGATAAGATCAGCCAGCGGGCACGTCAACATGGCGCTCAAAGCCAGGTTTATGCCGGATTGGCCGTTCCGCTTTGGAATCGACCGTTCTATGATCTCGTTTCCAGCCGGCCCAGTATTCAACATTTCCTCAATCTGAGTTTTGAGGGTTATGTGCCGCCCAGTTTTGTGGATTATGCCTATGTGACTGCTCACCAACTGGGCGCGCAATATGCACCGACTTACTTCCTGAGCGGGAAACTGTTCACTCCCGCGGTCCGGGAAACGGTTTACAAGGTTTTGGAACAACCCGTGTTGGTAATCTATGATCAGGACCCCTATACCAACTTTGAGATGCTGCCGGGCATGCTGCAGGAAAAGGAAAATTGGCGGGCGGAGCGGATTCCACCCACCCGAGGGCTCCCGCATTGGGAACAGCCCGAAAAGACCTTCAGTGCTCTGGAAGCGTTCTGGAAAGAACTGTAA
- a CDS encoding DUF1638 domain-containing protein, whose product MSDMKPLRLKCLACDVLARPVYLAAARSPQIVDVSLRHYGLHRTPAKLRRSLQEEIDRTTAGEGYDAIVLAYGLCGKATDGLRAGELPLVLPRAHDCITLFLGSRGRYDAQFQSCPGTYWYVQDFVERADSESGVLSIGAMSSADTDTIYAEYVEKYGQDNADYLMETMSAWQAHYERAGYIEMGAPDERLALAKAQQDAAENGWRFEKLAGDLVLIRKLLNGEWDEDFLSLKPGQQIQMVGGDEIISAIN is encoded by the coding sequence TTGAGTGATATGAAACCGCTGCGTTTGAAGTGCCTTGCCTGTGACGTGCTGGCTCGCCCGGTTTATTTGGCAGCTGCACGGTCACCGCAGATCGTGGACGTTTCCCTGCGCCATTACGGCCTGCACCGGACGCCCGCGAAACTGCGCCGGTCGCTCCAGGAGGAGATTGACCGGACCACGGCAGGGGAGGGCTATGACGCCATTGTGCTGGCCTATGGGCTGTGCGGCAAGGCAACCGATGGCCTGCGGGCTGGTGAGCTTCCCCTGGTGCTGCCAAGGGCGCATGACTGCATTACGCTCTTTTTAGGCTCCCGGGGCCGCTATGACGCTCAGTTCCAGTCCTGCCCAGGCACCTACTGGTATGTGCAGGATTTTGTTGAACGGGCGGATAGCGAGTCGGGGGTGCTCTCAATTGGCGCAATGAGCAGCGCAGACACGGACACGATCTATGCGGAATATGTCGAGAAATACGGTCAGGATAACGCTGATTACCTGATGGAGACGATGTCCGCGTGGCAGGCGCATTATGAACGGGCGGGATATATTGAGATGGGCGCTCCGGATGAGCGCCTGGCCCTGGCCAAGGCTCAGCAGGACGCGGCCGAGAATGGCTGGCGGTTTGAGAAGCTGGCAGGGGATTTGGTGTTGATCCGGAAACTGTTGAATGGCGAGTGGGATGAGGATTTTTTGTCTCTGAAGCCCGGTCAGCAAATTCAGATGGTCGGTGGGGATGAGATCATTTCAGCGATAAATTAG
- a CDS encoding redoxin domain-containing protein: MPMRLKTPMPPLEGVTEWLNSEPDLEALKGKPLLVYFWAVSCHICHDNMPKLQAWREKFGPKGLNMIAIHCPRMKSDTDVEKVKEALKEYGIVEPCGIDNKHLVKKAFDNDLWPAYFIFDSEGLLKRRAAGNAGLSMLEPILEKMFE; this comes from the coding sequence ATGCCGATGCGCCTAAAAACACCGATGCCCCCACTTGAAGGGGTCACGGAATGGCTGAATAGTGAGCCGGATCTGGAAGCCCTCAAGGGGAAGCCCTTGCTGGTTTACTTCTGGGCCGTCAGCTGCCATATCTGCCATGATAATATGCCCAAGCTTCAGGCCTGGCGAGAGAAATTCGGCCCCAAGGGGTTGAACATGATCGCCATCCACTGCCCCCGGATGAAATCCGACACGGATGTGGAAAAGGTCAAAGAAGCGCTCAAAGAATACGGAATCGTGGAACCCTGTGGAATAGATAATAAGCACCTGGTCAAGAAAGCGTTCGACAACGACCTTTGGCCGGCTTATTTCATCTTCGACAGTGAAGGTCTGCTCAAGCGTCGGGCGGCCGGGAATGCCGGTCTCTCCATGCTGGAACCGATCCTCGAAAAGATGTTTGAGTAA
- a CDS encoding peroxiredoxin, with the protein MELFDYAKVGKPAPYFEMRTTKNIDTLDEVATLDDYKGKWLILFFYPEDFTFVCPTEILALSDRYEEFLEVGADILGVSTDSVHSHKAWLNTPLDKNGIMGTKYPLAADRTHEVAEAYGVLVEEEGIALRGLFIIDPEGVLQYSVVHNLNIGRSVDETLRVLEGLQAGGLCGADWEPGDDLL; encoded by the coding sequence ATGGAACTATTTGATTATGCAAAAGTTGGCAAACCCGCTCCTTATTTCGAGATGCGCACCACCAAAAACATAGACACTCTGGATGAGGTCGCTACCCTGGATGACTACAAGGGAAAATGGCTGATCCTCTTCTTCTACCCTGAAGACTTCACCTTCGTCTGCCCCACCGAAATCCTGGCGCTCTCCGATCGCTATGAAGAATTTCTCGAGGTTGGCGCTGATATCCTCGGCGTCTCCACCGACTCCGTGCACTCGCACAAAGCCTGGTTGAACACCCCGCTGGACAAGAACGGCATCATGGGCACCAAGTATCCCCTCGCTGCCGATCGCACCCACGAAGTAGCTGAAGCCTACGGTGTGCTGGTGGAAGAAGAAGGCATCGCACTGCGCGGTCTCTTCATCATTGACCCCGAAGGCGTGCTGCAATATTCCGTGGTCCATAACCTTAATATCGGCCGCAGTGTCGATGAAACCCTTCGCGTCCTGGAAGGCCTGCAAGCCGGTGGGCTTTGCGGCGCTGACTGGGAACCCGGCGACGATCTGCTGTAG
- a CDS encoding zinc ribbon domain-containing protein, with the protein MARKSLGFVPLIWDCPSCGTQNPGPIKSCTACGAPQPEDVKFLRVDEEQFNFIKDEALIRMAKAGPDIHCPWCGTRNPGTATLCSNCGGELGQGGKLRATGGKVQTASEAKAEAEKPQPVPASRPSTASGFKQPAKPMNKKGIIIAVVVIAVLCLAGILILSWLNKTDATTATVSDLYWERSIQVESYQEVIDSDWCDELPSDAVVTATSQNYRYISEDPVVNATEVCGDEYVVDTGTGVGEVVQDCVYEVYDEYCEYQAWAWVALDPVTISGRDLVPYWPSVSLDDGVREAGNSEDYAITFRADGEEYTYYTDDVDLFLQAELGSTWTISVNQMGNVRSAEPYN; encoded by the coding sequence ATGGCCCGAAAATCACTTGGTTTTGTCCCCTTAATTTGGGACTGCCCATCCTGCGGTACTCAAAATCCCGGCCCCATCAAATCCTGTACTGCGTGCGGCGCTCCCCAGCCGGAAGATGTGAAATTCCTGCGGGTAGATGAAGAACAATTCAACTTCATCAAGGATGAAGCCCTGATCCGGATGGCCAAGGCCGGGCCGGACATCCACTGCCCCTGGTGCGGCACTCGCAACCCCGGCACAGCCACCCTCTGCAGCAACTGCGGCGGCGAACTGGGCCAGGGCGGCAAACTGCGGGCGACCGGCGGGAAAGTTCAAACCGCAAGTGAGGCCAAGGCCGAAGCTGAAAAGCCGCAGCCCGTGCCAGCTTCCCGTCCTTCCACTGCCAGTGGATTCAAGCAGCCTGCTAAACCCATGAATAAGAAAGGTATCATCATTGCGGTGGTTGTCATCGCAGTGCTCTGTTTGGCCGGAATCCTGATCCTAAGCTGGCTCAATAAAACCGATGCCACCACAGCAACCGTTTCGGACCTCTATTGGGAACGCAGCATCCAGGTTGAGTCCTACCAGGAAGTCATCGACAGTGACTGGTGCGACGAACTCCCCAGTGATGCCGTTGTGACAGCAACCTCTCAGAATTATCGCTATATCTCCGAAGACCCGGTTGTTAATGCCACCGAGGTCTGCGGTGATGAATATGTGGTCGATACCGGCACAGGTGTGGGCGAAGTGGTTCAGGACTGTGTCTATGAAGTCTATGACGAATATTGCGAATATCAAGCCTGGGCCTGGGTGGCGCTCGACCCAGTAACGATCTCCGGGCGAGACCTGGTTCCTTATTGGCCCAGCGTTTCTCTCGATGATGGCGTTCGTGAAGCAGGGAATAGCGAAGACTACGCCATCACCTTCAGAGCTGATGGTGAAGAATACACCTACTATACCGATGACGTGGATCTCTTCCTCCAAGCCGAACTCGGTAGCACCTGGACCATCAGTGTGAATCAAATGGGCAATGTGAGAAGCGCTGAACCTTACAATTAA